A stretch of Kyrpidia spormannii DNA encodes these proteins:
- the codY gene encoding GTP-sensing pleiotropic transcriptional regulator CodY codes for MDLLSKTRRINRLLQRSAGQHVDFMEMAQVLRDVIESNVFVVSRSGKILGYGILSEFEGSVNDSEIVQQRRFPLDYNDYLLRHERTAPNVDDPQPFAVFTEQMNRLFPERYTTLVPIVGGGDRLGTLILARFNKAFEEDDLLLGEYGATVVGMEILRAHSEEMEEEMRNKAIVQMAIDSLSYSELEAVEHIFEELDGKEGLLVASKIADRVGITRSVIVNALRKLESAGVIESRSLGMKGTYIKILNDKLLPELERVKNR; via the coding sequence ATGGATCTACTCAGCAAAACCAGGCGGATCAATCGATTGTTACAGCGGTCGGCCGGGCAGCACGTGGATTTTATGGAGATGGCCCAGGTGCTGCGGGACGTCATCGAGAGCAACGTGTTTGTGGTCAGCCGGTCCGGAAAAATTCTGGGCTACGGGATCCTTTCCGAGTTCGAGGGCAGTGTGAACGACAGCGAGATCGTTCAACAGCGGCGTTTCCCTCTGGATTACAACGATTATCTGCTTCGCCACGAGCGCACAGCTCCCAACGTGGACGACCCTCAGCCCTTTGCGGTATTCACCGAGCAGATGAATCGCCTGTTTCCGGAGCGGTACACCACCCTCGTGCCCATCGTCGGCGGCGGGGATCGGCTGGGAACCCTGATTCTCGCCCGATTTAACAAGGCTTTCGAAGAGGATGATTTGTTGCTCGGCGAGTACGGCGCCACGGTGGTGGGAATGGAGATTCTCCGGGCTCATTCCGAAGAGATGGAGGAGGAGATGCGCAACAAGGCGATTGTCCAGATGGCCATCGACTCGCTGTCTTACAGTGAACTGGAGGCGGTGGAACACATTTTTGAAGAGCTCGACGGGAAAGAAGGCCTCCTGGTCGCCAGCAAAATCGCCGATCGGGTAGGTATCACCCGTTCGGTCATCGTCAACGCCCTGCGGAAGTTGGAGAGCGCCGGGGTGATTGAGTCCAGGTCCCTGGGGATGAAAGGGACCTACATCAAGATTTTGAACGATAAGCTGCTTCCCGAGTTGGAGCGCGTGAAGAACCGGTAA
- the hslU gene encoding ATP-dependent protease ATPase subunit HslU, which produces MEDAQLTPKQIVAELDKYIVGQREAKRAVAVALRNRYRRNRLPDEMREEVVPKNILMIGPTGVGKTELARRLAKLVRAPFVKVEATKFTEVGYVGRDVDSMVRDLVETAIRMVRQERMAEVEVEARKAAEERLISLLAHEGDGSKGFRNPLEMLFNPGQEQSSPREPDPKDTARREEVARRLAAGKLEDQVIEIEVEDSTLPFLDVGATGQFEEMGMQIQDLLGQILPRRKRKRKVTVREARHILTQQEAQKLIDMDEVQAEAVHRAEQSGIIFIDEIDKIAGKDRHGPDVSREGVQRDILPIVEGSTVMTKYGPVKTDHILFIAAGAFHMSKPSDLIPELQGRFPIRIELHSLSADDFRRILTEPRHALIKQYTALLATEGVNVVFTDAAVQRLAELAAAVNQQTENIGARRLNTLMEKLMEDLFFEAPDIFLDKIEITPEYVDEKLASIAGDRDLSQYIL; this is translated from the coding sequence ATGGAGGACGCCCAGTTGACGCCCAAACAGATCGTCGCGGAGCTCGACAAGTACATCGTGGGGCAAAGGGAAGCCAAACGCGCCGTCGCCGTGGCTCTGAGGAATCGGTATCGCCGGAACCGGCTGCCTGATGAGATGAGGGAGGAGGTCGTACCGAAGAATATCCTCATGATCGGGCCAACCGGGGTCGGCAAAACGGAATTGGCCAGGCGTCTGGCGAAGTTGGTGCGCGCGCCCTTTGTGAAGGTGGAGGCGACGAAATTCACCGAGGTGGGGTACGTCGGCCGGGACGTGGACTCGATGGTGAGGGATCTGGTGGAGACGGCGATCCGCATGGTACGCCAGGAGCGGATGGCCGAGGTCGAAGTGGAGGCGCGCAAGGCGGCGGAAGAGCGATTGATTTCGCTCCTGGCTCATGAAGGGGACGGATCCAAGGGGTTTCGCAACCCCCTTGAGATGTTGTTCAACCCCGGCCAGGAGCAGAGCAGCCCCCGGGAACCGGATCCGAAAGACACTGCCCGCCGGGAGGAGGTGGCGAGGCGCCTGGCCGCCGGAAAACTGGAGGATCAGGTGATCGAGATCGAGGTTGAAGACAGCACCTTGCCCTTTTTGGACGTGGGGGCGACCGGACAGTTTGAAGAGATGGGGATGCAGATTCAGGATCTTCTCGGGCAGATACTGCCCCGGCGAAAGCGCAAGCGCAAAGTGACGGTTCGCGAAGCCCGGCACATTCTCACCCAACAGGAGGCGCAAAAGCTAATCGACATGGACGAGGTGCAGGCGGAAGCGGTGCACCGGGCTGAGCAGTCGGGGATTATTTTTATCGACGAAATCGATAAAATCGCAGGGAAAGACCGCCATGGCCCGGATGTTTCCCGGGAGGGGGTGCAACGGGACATTCTCCCCATCGTCGAGGGCTCGACGGTCATGACAAAATACGGGCCAGTCAAGACGGACCACATTCTGTTCATCGCTGCGGGTGCATTTCATATGTCGAAACCGTCCGATTTGATCCCAGAACTACAGGGACGCTTTCCCATCCGGATCGAGCTGCACAGCCTGAGTGCCGATGACTTTCGGCGGATTCTGACGGAGCCTCGCCATGCGCTCATCAAGCAGTACACGGCCCTTCTCGCCACGGAGGGGGTCAACGTGGTGTTCACCGATGCGGCCGTCCAGAGACTTGCGGAATTGGCTGCGGCCGTCAACCAACAGACGGAAAATATCGGTGCGCGGCGATTGAACACCCTGATGGAAAAATTGATGGAAGACCTGTTTTTTGAAGCTCCAGACATATTTTTGGACAAAATTGAAATAACGCCCGAATATGTGGATGAAAAGTTGGCGAGCATCGCGGGAGATCGAGATTTGAGCCAGTACATTTTGTAA
- the hslV gene encoding ATP-dependent protease subunit HslV, translated as MTQLHGTTIFAILDRGHAVMAGDGQVTMGDATVLKHGAKKVRRLYQGRVLAGFAGSVADALALFERFEASLDSHSGNLPRAAVDVAKEWRTDRVLRRLEAMLVVCDREHLLLLSGSGEVIEPDDGILAVGSGGVYALAAGRALKRHAAGLSPREIALEAMRIASEICVYTNDRFVVEELE; from the coding sequence ATGACCCAGTTGCATGGAACGACCATTTTTGCCATACTGGACCGCGGGCACGCAGTGATGGCGGGGGACGGGCAGGTCACGATGGGCGATGCCACCGTGCTGAAACACGGGGCGAAAAAGGTCAGGCGTCTTTACCAGGGAAGAGTCTTGGCCGGTTTTGCCGGCTCGGTGGCGGACGCCCTGGCCCTTTTCGAACGGTTCGAAGCGAGCTTGGATAGCCACAGCGGCAATTTGCCCCGGGCGGCGGTGGATGTGGCGAAAGAGTGGCGGACCGACCGGGTGCTTCGGCGATTAGAAGCGATGCTGGTGGTGTGCGACCGGGAGCACCTTTTGCTGCTCTCGGGCAGCGGGGAGGTCATTGAGCCGGACGACGGGATCCTGGCTGTGGGTTCCGGGGGGGTGTACGCCCTGGCGGCGGGGCGAGCCTTGAAGCGGCATGCTGCGGGCCTGTCGCCCCGGGAGATCGCCCTGGAAGCCATGCGCATCGCGTCGGAGATCTGCGTCTACACGAACGACCGATTCGTCGTCGAGGAGCTCGAATAG
- a CDS encoding tyrosine recombinase XerC gives MGADCSRADRAVEEFRVYLESERRLSPRTVRAYMGDVGQLLEWMQAQGIGGWDLLTPVRIRDFLAELWDRGLSRRSVARMLSAYRTLYRFFLREDEVRESPLEPVATPKQEKRIPNFMDVEEVFHLLASPDPNTALGQRDRALLEWLYATGVRVGEAVALRVGDVDIAGQRALIHGKGGKERYVLFGRSAARALTRYLEVGWPALAGACPGPGDPVFLNYRGGALSDRSVRRIVDRHMARVAGYHKISPHVLRHTFATHLLDAGADLRAVQELLGHASLRSTQIYTHTTRERLLQVYLHAHPRA, from the coding sequence ATGGGGGCGGATTGTTCCCGGGCCGATAGGGCTGTGGAGGAATTTCGGGTGTATCTGGAGTCCGAACGGCGATTGTCCCCACGTACCGTTCGAGCTTACATGGGCGATGTCGGCCAGCTGCTCGAATGGATGCAGGCACAGGGCATCGGCGGATGGGATCTCTTGACCCCGGTACGGATCCGGGATTTTTTGGCGGAGTTGTGGGACCGGGGGTTGTCCCGGCGCTCGGTGGCGAGGATGCTGTCCGCGTATCGGACGCTGTATCGGTTTTTTCTTCGGGAGGACGAAGTGCGGGAGAGCCCTCTGGAACCCGTGGCGACACCCAAACAGGAGAAAAGAATTCCCAATTTTATGGATGTTGAAGAGGTGTTCCACCTCCTGGCGTCGCCTGATCCGAATACGGCTCTCGGACAGAGAGACCGGGCGTTGTTGGAGTGGCTGTACGCCACGGGGGTCCGGGTGGGGGAAGCGGTGGCCCTTCGTGTGGGGGATGTCGACATAGCTGGTCAGCGGGCGCTGATCCACGGGAAAGGAGGGAAAGAGCGGTATGTCCTGTTTGGCCGCTCGGCGGCCCGGGCTTTAACCCGGTATTTGGAGGTGGGGTGGCCGGCTTTGGCGGGAGCATGCCCGGGGCCAGGGGATCCGGTATTCCTGAATTATCGCGGGGGTGCTCTCAGCGACCGGAGCGTCCGCCGGATCGTGGACCGGCACATGGCGCGGGTGGCGGGCTACCACAAGATCAGTCCCCACGTGCTGAGGCATACTTTCGCCACCCATCTGCTGGATGCCGGAGCGGATCTCCGGGCGGTTCAGGAATTGCTCGGGCATGCCAGCCTCAGATCGACCCAGATCTATACGCATACCACCCGGGAACGATTGCTTCAGGTATATCTCCACGCTCATCCCCGGGCCTAA
- the trmFO gene encoding FADH(2)-oxidizing methylenetetrahydrofolate--tRNA-(uracil(54)-C(5))-methyltransferase TrmFO: MRVDPVTVVGAGLAGSEAAWQIARQGVPVRLYEMRPTVFTPAHRTDRFAELVCSNSLRGAALTNAVGLLKEEMRRLGSIILEEADRHAVPAGGALAVDRERFSAAVTERLEAHPFIEIRREEVTELPPGIGVVATGPLTSEKLHRTIARWTGEAYLYFYDAAAPVVTRESINWEKVFVASRYDKGEAAYVNCPMTEDEFDRFYEALVSAETAPLRDFEKEVYFEGCMPVEVMARRGRQTLLFGPMKPVGLIDPHTGKRPFAVVQLRQDNAAATLYNIVGFQTHLRWGEQSRVFRLIPGLEEAEFARFGVMHRNTYLNSPRLLLPTYQTRRRETLFFAGQITGVEGYVESAASGLIAGINAGRLARGEDPLTWPPETAMGSLARYITEADPDNFQPMNATFGLLPPLNPPVREKARRHLATSERALATLAAFMGVNRLNLAG; the protein is encoded by the coding sequence ATGAGGGTGGATCCCGTTACGGTTGTCGGAGCGGGTCTTGCCGGTTCGGAGGCGGCGTGGCAAATCGCCCGCCAGGGGGTGCCCGTTCGTTTGTACGAGATGCGGCCGACGGTTTTCACTCCCGCCCATCGCACGGACCGCTTCGCGGAACTCGTATGTAGCAATTCCTTGCGGGGAGCCGCTCTAACGAATGCGGTTGGACTCCTAAAGGAAGAAATGAGGCGGTTGGGCTCGATCATTCTCGAGGAGGCGGACCGGCATGCCGTGCCGGCCGGGGGGGCTTTGGCGGTGGACCGGGAAAGATTCTCCGCTGCAGTGACGGAGCGGCTTGAAGCCCATCCCTTCATTGAAATCCGGCGAGAAGAGGTGACCGAGCTGCCACCCGGCATTGGCGTAGTGGCCACCGGTCCGCTCACGTCGGAGAAACTCCATCGAACGATTGCTCGGTGGACCGGGGAAGCGTATCTCTATTTCTATGACGCGGCAGCCCCGGTGGTCACCCGGGAATCGATCAATTGGGAGAAAGTTTTTGTGGCATCCCGGTATGACAAAGGCGAGGCGGCCTATGTGAACTGCCCGATGACCGAAGATGAATTCGACCGGTTTTATGAGGCCTTGGTGTCCGCCGAGACGGCGCCGCTCCGAGATTTTGAAAAAGAGGTCTATTTCGAGGGGTGCATGCCGGTGGAGGTGATGGCAAGGCGCGGCCGGCAAACTCTTCTGTTTGGACCGATGAAGCCGGTGGGCCTTATCGATCCGCACACGGGAAAACGGCCTTTTGCCGTCGTGCAATTGAGGCAGGATAATGCTGCGGCGACGCTGTATAATATAGTGGGATTTCAAACACACCTGCGGTGGGGAGAGCAGTCCCGGGTGTTTCGCCTCATTCCTGGGCTGGAGGAAGCGGAGTTCGCGCGTTTCGGGGTGATGCACCGCAACACCTATCTCAATTCTCCCAGGTTGCTTTTGCCAACGTATCAAACCCGCCGGCGAGAGACGTTGTTTTTTGCAGGACAGATCACAGGTGTGGAAGGGTACGTGGAGTCTGCCGCATCGGGGCTGATTGCGGGGATCAATGCGGGACGCCTGGCCAGGGGAGAGGATCCGTTGACCTGGCCGCCGGAGACGGCGATGGGGAGCCTCGCCCGGTATATCACCGAGGCGGACCCTGACAATTTTCAGCCCATGAATGCGACGTTTGGACTGCTTCCGCCCCTTAATCCGCCTGTTCGGGAAAAGGCCAGGCGACATCTGGCCACCAGCGAGCGGGCTTTGGCCACTTTGGCGGCCTTTATGGGCGTGAATCGATTGAATCTCGCCGGATAA
- the topA gene encoding type I DNA topoisomerase: protein MADYLVIVESPAKAKTIGKYLGKRYMVKASMGHIRDLPKSKLGVDVARDFEPHYITIRGKGDVLKTLRDASKKVKRVYLAADPDREGEAIAWHLANYLDVNPDGPCRVVFHEITKQAVQEAFAHPRPIDRDLVNAQQARRILDRLVGYKISPLLWKKVRKGLSAGRVQSVALRLVCDREKEIREFKPEEYWTLTARFKVDGRTFEAKFVGVGDQKVELANEEEVKAILARISGQSFTVIGVRKSERRRNPAPPFTTSSLQQEAARKLNFRAQKTMSVAQQLYEGLEIGKEGSVGLITYMRTDSTRVSPVAQEQARSYVEKTYGAAYLPEKVKQYQTRSGAQDAHEAVRPTEVARTPESIKAYLNRDQYRLYKLIWERFVASQMAPAVLDTVSADIQAGDVLFRAAGSKVKFPGFMTLYVEGEDDAKEEENRDLPDLRQGQELPEPALEPKQHFTQPPPRYTEARLVKTMEELGIGRPSTYAPTLETIQKRGYVLLQERRFVPTELGEVVVELLKEFFPEIIDVEFTAQMEERLDGVGEGRVNWVEMLEEFYQDFQKQLDLAEQAMQHVHLEEEESNEICEKCGRRMVYKHGRFGKFLACPGFPECRNTKPILKSIGVSCPKCGGDLVERRAKRGRIFYGCKNYPSCDFVLWDRPTGEKCPRCGSLLVLRKAKDKETVQCSNPQCDFKGNALEKAEKGNSAGRRSAVETM from the coding sequence GTGGCAGATTACCTCGTCATTGTGGAATCTCCCGCGAAAGCGAAAACCATCGGCAAGTATCTCGGTAAACGATATATGGTTAAAGCGTCCATGGGCCACATTCGGGATCTCCCAAAGAGCAAGCTCGGGGTGGATGTTGCCCGTGATTTTGAACCGCATTATATCACCATCCGGGGAAAGGGAGACGTACTGAAAACCCTTCGGGATGCCAGTAAAAAAGTTAAGCGGGTGTATCTGGCGGCCGACCCGGACCGGGAGGGCGAAGCGATCGCTTGGCATTTGGCGAACTATCTCGATGTCAATCCGGATGGGCCGTGTCGGGTTGTTTTTCATGAAATTACGAAACAAGCGGTTCAAGAAGCCTTTGCTCATCCGCGACCCATCGATCGGGATTTGGTAAACGCGCAACAAGCCAGGCGGATCCTGGACCGGCTGGTGGGTTATAAGATTAGCCCCCTGTTGTGGAAGAAGGTGCGCAAGGGGCTGAGCGCCGGACGAGTCCAGTCTGTTGCACTGCGGCTGGTATGCGACCGGGAGAAGGAGATCCGGGAGTTCAAGCCCGAAGAGTACTGGACCCTGACGGCTCGCTTTAAAGTCGACGGTCGGACGTTTGAAGCGAAATTCGTCGGAGTCGGGGACCAGAAGGTGGAGTTGGCGAACGAAGAGGAGGTCAAGGCGATCCTCGCCCGGATATCCGGCCAGTCTTTCACGGTGATCGGGGTGCGTAAAAGTGAGCGTCGCCGGAATCCGGCGCCGCCTTTTACAACCAGCAGCCTGCAACAGGAGGCGGCGCGGAAACTCAACTTTCGCGCCCAAAAGACGATGTCGGTGGCCCAGCAGTTGTATGAAGGCCTCGAGATCGGGAAAGAGGGCAGCGTGGGACTCATCACCTACATGCGGACCGACTCCACCCGAGTGTCGCCGGTGGCCCAGGAGCAAGCCCGTTCTTACGTAGAAAAGACTTATGGGGCGGCATATCTCCCGGAAAAGGTCAAACAGTACCAGACTCGCTCCGGGGCCCAGGACGCCCACGAGGCGGTGCGCCCCACTGAGGTCGCGCGAACCCCGGAATCCATCAAGGCCTATTTGAACCGGGATCAATATCGGTTGTACAAGTTAATCTGGGAACGGTTTGTCGCAAGCCAGATGGCGCCGGCGGTTCTGGATACGGTGTCGGCGGATATCCAAGCTGGGGATGTCTTGTTTCGCGCGGCGGGCTCCAAGGTGAAGTTTCCGGGTTTCATGACCCTGTACGTCGAAGGGGAAGACGATGCCAAAGAAGAAGAGAACCGCGACCTGCCCGATCTGCGGCAAGGACAGGAGCTCCCGGAGCCGGCTCTGGAGCCGAAACAACATTTTACCCAGCCTCCGCCCCGCTACACCGAAGCTCGTCTCGTAAAAACGATGGAGGAGCTAGGCATCGGGCGTCCGAGCACCTATGCGCCGACCCTGGAGACGATCCAGAAAAGGGGGTATGTATTGCTGCAGGAACGACGTTTCGTTCCTACAGAACTCGGAGAGGTTGTGGTGGAACTTCTCAAGGAGTTTTTCCCCGAAATCATCGACGTGGAATTTACCGCTCAGATGGAGGAGCGACTGGATGGGGTCGGGGAGGGACGGGTCAATTGGGTGGAGATGTTGGAGGAGTTTTACCAGGATTTTCAAAAACAATTGGATCTCGCCGAGCAGGCCATGCAGCACGTCCATCTGGAGGAAGAAGAATCGAATGAGATCTGTGAGAAGTGCGGTCGGAGGATGGTGTATAAGCACGGTCGGTTCGGAAAGTTTCTTGCGTGTCCGGGATTCCCGGAGTGCCGGAACACCAAACCGATCCTCAAATCGATCGGGGTGTCTTGCCCGAAGTGCGGCGGCGATCTGGTAGAACGCCGGGCAAAGCGGGGGCGAATATTTTACGGGTGCAAAAACTATCCCAGCTGTGATTTTGTCTTGTGGGATCGTCCAACTGGCGAGAAGTGCCCCCGGTGCGGAAGCCTCCTTGTCCTTCGAAAAGCAAAAGATAAAGAGACGGTCCAATGCAGCAATCCCCAGTGCGATTTTAAAGGGAACGCACTGGAAAAGGCCGAAAAGGGCAATTCCGCCGGGCGTAGGTCAGCGGTTGAAACGATGTGA
- the dprA gene encoding DNA-processing protein DprA, whose translation MRVGSDEWREERAALLTLSRVEGVGPGTLSVWKKQFGTFRSLWALSEVEIASGLGPRGKMLAGRIVGARRRGPKGADLEEWTPYGAMWTTTLLDSDYPGRLRSLHDAPWVLYGVGNPGVLKDDLPALAIVGTRRPTMVGRRVARLWSADLARRGVVIVSGLARGIDGLAHRGALEGGGRTIAVLAGGFHHLYPPEHRSLAAAVARSGALISEQPPNCQPRPGLFPIRNRIISGLSEGVLVVEAGVTSGALKTVDHALDQGRDVFAVPGSVAIEASRGTNLLIRDGAKPAMSPDDVAAEYPHWPAALPASADGEIENRIARRAVDSDSGRVLAALEEGCRTPDLIARRTGLRLEHISRVLTDLELAGRIYREPGGLYGVVPFLRG comes from the coding sequence TTGAGAGTAGGTTCGGATGAGTGGCGGGAGGAGCGGGCAGCACTCTTAACCTTGTCGCGAGTGGAGGGGGTGGGGCCCGGGACGCTTTCCGTCTGGAAGAAACAGTTCGGGACGTTCCGCAGCCTCTGGGCGCTATCTGAGGTGGAGATTGCCTCGGGCCTGGGGCCAAGGGGGAAGATGTTGGCTGGCCGTATCGTAGGTGCCCGCCGCCGGGGACCTAAGGGGGCGGACCTCGAGGAATGGACGCCCTATGGCGCCATGTGGACTACAACTCTCTTGGACTCCGATTACCCGGGGCGCTTAAGAAGTCTCCACGATGCTCCTTGGGTATTGTACGGGGTGGGTAATCCCGGGGTTCTCAAGGACGATCTCCCAGCGTTGGCAATTGTGGGAACCCGGCGTCCGACGATGGTGGGGCGGCGGGTAGCCCGATTGTGGAGTGCAGATTTGGCAAGGCGCGGTGTGGTGATCGTGTCCGGTTTGGCCCGGGGCATTGACGGGTTAGCCCACCGGGGGGCTCTGGAAGGGGGAGGGCGGACCATTGCAGTCCTGGCCGGCGGATTTCATCACCTGTATCCCCCGGAGCATCGATCTCTGGCAGCGGCGGTGGCGCGCAGCGGGGCGCTGATCAGTGAGCAGCCTCCCAACTGTCAGCCCAGGCCGGGATTGTTCCCCATTCGCAACCGCATCATCAGCGGATTGTCAGAAGGCGTCCTCGTGGTGGAAGCCGGGGTGACCAGTGGAGCCCTGAAGACCGTGGACCATGCTCTGGACCAGGGCAGGGACGTATTTGCGGTCCCGGGATCTGTGGCCATCGAGGCCAGCCGGGGCACCAACCTCCTCATCCGGGACGGAGCTAAACCGGCGATGAGCCCCGACGACGTCGCGGCGGAGTATCCACATTGGCCTGCTGCGCTTCCTGCCTCGGCCGATGGCGAAATCGAGAACCGGATTGCACGCCGGGCGGTGGACTCAGATTCCGGGCGGGTTCTGGCCGCCTTGGAGGAAGGTTGCCGCACGCCGGACCTCATCGCCAGGCGAACGGGTCTCCGGCTGGAACACATCAGCCGGGTTCTCACCGATTTAGAACTCGCGGGGCGGATCTACCGCGAACCCGGGGGATTGTACGGGGTTGTTCCTTTTTTGCGCGGTTAA
- the sucD gene encoding succinate--CoA ligase subunit alpha — MSILVDRNTKVVTQGITGSTGLFHTKQALEYGTKVVAGVTPGKGGTVVEGVPVFDTVAEAVKETGANASVIYVPPAFAADAIMEAADAGLELVICITEGIPVLDMVKVKRYLEGRKTRLIGPNCPGVITPDQCKIGIMPGYIHRPGHVGVVSRSGTLTYEAVHQLTTRGIGQSTAVGIGGDPVNGTNFIDVLKMFNEDPETEAVIMIGEIGGTAEEEAAEWIKANMKKPVVGFIAGATAPKGKRMGHAGAIISGGKGTAAEKIAKLKECGVRVAPTPAQMGETLVEVLKERGLLEKCQTAVQQTR; from the coding sequence ATGAGCATCTTGGTCGACCGGAATACCAAGGTCGTGACGCAAGGGATTACAGGTTCTACGGGATTGTTTCATACAAAACAAGCGTTGGAGTACGGGACGAAGGTTGTGGCCGGCGTCACCCCGGGCAAAGGCGGCACTGTGGTCGAAGGAGTTCCTGTATTCGATACGGTGGCGGAGGCGGTCAAGGAAACCGGGGCAAACGCGTCGGTGATTTACGTGCCGCCGGCTTTTGCTGCCGATGCGATCATGGAGGCGGCGGATGCGGGGCTGGAGCTGGTGATTTGTATTACGGAAGGTATTCCGGTGCTCGATATGGTGAAAGTCAAACGGTACCTGGAAGGCCGGAAGACGCGGCTCATCGGGCCCAACTGTCCCGGGGTGATCACTCCGGATCAGTGCAAGATCGGGATTATGCCTGGTTACATCCATCGGCCCGGACACGTCGGGGTGGTCTCCAGGAGTGGGACGCTTACCTATGAAGCGGTCCACCAGCTGACCACCCGGGGCATCGGGCAGTCGACCGCCGTAGGCATCGGTGGCGACCCGGTGAACGGGACGAATTTTATCGATGTATTGAAGATGTTTAATGAGGATCCGGAGACCGAGGCTGTGATCATGATCGGCGAGATCGGAGGCACGGCGGAAGAAGAGGCGGCGGAGTGGATCAAGGCCAACATGAAAAAACCGGTGGTCGGGTTTATCGCCGGCGCCACAGCTCCAAAAGGCAAGCGCATGGGCCACGCCGGGGCCATCATCTCCGGCGGGAAGGGCACCGCGGCGGAAAAGATTGCGAAGCTCAAGGAGTGCGGTGTTCGCGTCGCTCCGACGCCCGCCCAGATGGGGGAAACTTTGGTCGAGGTGTTGAAGGAACGGGGCCTGCTCGAGAAGTGTCAGACCGCGGTCCAGCAAACTCGTTGA
- the sucC gene encoding ADP-forming succinate--CoA ligase subunit beta, producing the protein MNIHEYQGKAILKTYGVAVPQGQVAFSVEEAVRIAEGLGGKAVVKAQIHAGGRGKAGGVKVAKSLEQVREYAQQLLGSTLVTHQTGPEGKVVKRLLIEQLTDIQKEYYIGLVVDRATGRVVIMASEEGGMEIEEVAAKTPEKIVRETIDPAVGLMPFQARKLAYAIHIPKPLVNKAVQFMSGLYRAFVDKDCSVAEINPLVVTGDGNILALDAKLNFDSNGLFRHPELLELRDPDEEDPREQQAAKFGLSYIALDGNIGCMVNGAGLAMATMDIIKYYGGEPANFLDVGGGASTEKVTEAFKIILQDEKVKGILVNIFGGIMKCDVIANGVVEAARQLGLDRPLVVRLEGTNVELGKKILAESGLKIVPADSMADAAEKIVSLVH; encoded by the coding sequence ATGAACATTCACGAGTATCAGGGTAAAGCGATCCTCAAAACATATGGAGTCGCCGTTCCCCAAGGGCAGGTGGCCTTCAGCGTCGAAGAGGCGGTCCGAATCGCCGAGGGTCTTGGGGGCAAAGCGGTTGTGAAAGCCCAGATTCACGCCGGAGGGCGTGGGAAGGCCGGCGGCGTGAAGGTGGCGAAATCCCTGGAACAGGTTCGGGAGTATGCCCAGCAGCTTCTCGGTTCCACTCTGGTGACCCACCAGACCGGGCCTGAGGGGAAAGTGGTCAAGCGATTGTTGATTGAACAGTTGACCGATATTCAGAAGGAGTATTACATAGGACTGGTGGTGGACCGGGCAACAGGTAGGGTTGTCATCATGGCGTCGGAAGAAGGCGGCATGGAGATCGAAGAAGTGGCCGCGAAAACTCCGGAGAAGATCGTTCGGGAGACCATCGACCCGGCAGTGGGCCTCATGCCCTTCCAAGCCCGCAAACTGGCTTATGCGATCCATATTCCGAAACCGCTGGTGAACAAGGCGGTTCAATTTATGTCTGGACTTTACCGAGCTTTTGTCGACAAAGACTGTTCAGTGGCGGAAATTAATCCACTCGTGGTGACCGGGGACGGGAACATCCTGGCCCTGGATGCCAAGCTCAATTTCGACAGCAACGGTTTATTTCGCCACCCAGAACTTTTGGAGCTGCGGGATCCCGATGAAGAGGATCCCCGCGAGCAACAAGCCGCGAAATTTGGCTTGAGCTATATTGCGCTGGACGGCAACATCGGGTGTATGGTAAACGGCGCCGGATTGGCCATGGCCACGATGGACATCATCAAGTATTACGGGGGAGAACCGGCGAACTTTCTCGATGTCGGCGGAGGGGCGAGTACCGAAAAGGTCACCGAAGCCTTCAAGATTATTCTTCAGGATGAAAAAGTGAAAGGGATCTTGGTCAATATTTTTGGCGGCATCATGAAATGTGACGTGATTGCAAACGGGGTTGTGGAAGCCGCCCGGCAGTTGGGGCTGGATCGGCCGCTGGTGGTACGGCTGGAAGGAACGAACGTGGAGTTGGGGAAAAAGATTTTGGCAGAGTCCGGTTTAAAAATCGTGCCGGCCGATTCGATGGCTGACGCGGCGGAGAAAATCGTATCGCTGGTTCATTGA